GAGTGGACGGCCAGGGCGCCGGGACGGGCACCGGATACGCGGCCTTCCGGATGGCCAACCGGAACGGCTTCGTCAACGGCGGATACCCGACGAACATCCGCGTCGGCGAGGTCGTCGCGCGCGGCGGCGGCCGGGGGATCTTCTGTGTCTCCGAGAGCGGCGGAGCGGTCATCGACCGCGTGGACATCGCCGACACCGGCAACAACGCCATCCTGATCGAGAACTGCCACAACGTGACCATCGCCGCCCAGAGCGGCAGCGTGCGCGGGCCCGGCGACATCCGACTCGCGGCGCGGACCCAGTTCGCCCCCAACTCCGACATCACGATCCAGAACCTGACCGTGACGAACTCCGCCGTCACGGAGAACCCCTGCAACGGCCGCAACATCGTCTTCCGCAACATCACCCGGGTCAACAGCGGATACAACGTCTGCTGATCCGCCCGCCCGGCCTGCCCGGCGGTGCTCGGAACGGCACCGCCGGTGCGCCGTCGGCTCCGTCCCGCCGGGTCCTGACCGGTGTCGACCGGGTCGGACGTCGATCGTGGCCGACGCGCGCGTGGAATCCGGTGGCGCGGGCGCCGCGCATCCCGCGGGCAGTGTCGCCCGTCGTGGAGCGAGGCCGCCCGCGTCACCGCGGCGGACTCGACGAGCCGGCTGCCGCGGGCGCCGCGCCTGCCACCGCCCGCAGCATCCGAAGCTGACCGATCTCGGCGACGTTCTTCATCAGCTCGGTGTTGACCCAGGCGAGCATGTGGGCGACCGTCAACTCCGGACTGTCCGGCCAGGGAAACGGCGCTCGGCCGTCCAGGTCGGCGTCGGTGAGCTCCGCCGAGACGACGGCCCACTCGTCGCGCAGCGCACGCAGCCAGGCGATCGTCGGCTCCCCCGGGCCGGGCCATTCGATCTCGGTGCGTTCCCGCGGCCGTCTGCCCCGAACGTGATCGATCGTCACGCTCCACCACCAGCCCACATGCCAGGTGAGCCACGCGATCGTCAGCGCGGGCACCGGATCGGGCTCGACCTCGGCGAAGTCCGCCACCCACCGGCCGTCCGCTCCACGCCGGACCGTCCAGCAGGGTTGTGCGGGTTCCCAGTCGAAGTCCTCCGAGGTCAGCCGGGTCAGATGGAATTCGGTGAGCGCCCAGGTCAGATCGAACTGCCAGCGCAGCAGCTCGGCTCGGGTCGTCGACATCGGCCGATCCTGTCATCCCCGGCGGGTTCGAGCCGAACCGCTTTCTCCGCCGCGGGTCCGTCCGCCTGTGGCAGCCCGATTCGACCGGTGGCGCCGTCCGCTGAAGTCACCGTCGAATCGCGCGCAGCGGTGCCGGCGACGGTGGTGACGTGGGCGCGGTGACGACGCTGCCCACACGCCGTCCGGTGAAGGACAGGACGGCGCGCCGAACCGTTCGGGGCCGTCCACGGCGCCGATGTCGCGCGGTCGGGCGACGGCCGTCGCCACCGTCGGAACGGGAGCACGGGGCGACCGCATCGAACGAGGCTGAAGGACGTGCTCTTGACCCGGAACGAGCGGCTGTGCTGATCTGGAGTTTGGTCTGGACCAACTCTCCAGGAGGTCCCGTGTTCCCACGTTCGTCTCGTACCGTCGCCCTGTTCGCGCTGCTGTCCGCCTTCGGACTGTCCGCGTCCGCAGCGGCGACGGCGGGTGAGGAGGCCCCCGTGTCCACCGTGCCGATCGTGACTCCGACGCCTCAGCAGATCACGCCCAACGGACGCGACGTCTCCGTGCCGCACACGGTGTCGCTCGTCCTCGGCGCCGACGTCGACCAGCCGACCGAGGACATCGTGCGCGACACCCTCCGGAAGGCCGGAGCCCGTCAGATCCGCACCGATGGTCGCGGCGCGCTGACCGTGGTGGTCGGCGGGATCGACGAGCCGGTGGTCGCCAGGGCCCTGACGGAC
This genomic stretch from Actinoalloteichus hoggarensis harbors:
- a CDS encoding DinB family protein; amino-acid sequence: MSTTRAELLRWQFDLTWALTEFHLTRLTSEDFDWEPAQPCWTVRRGADGRWVADFAEVEPDPVPALTIAWLTWHVGWWWSVTIDHVRGRRPRERTEIEWPGPGEPTIAWLRALRDEWAVVSAELTDADLDGRAPFPWPDSPELTVAHMLAWVNTELMKNVAEIGQLRMLRAVAGAAPAAAGSSSPPR